The genomic interval GTTTTGCTTTTAGTTCGTCCGCTAAATTCAAAGCCAACATAGCCCCGCCTAATTTTGAACCGGCATAAGTGGCTCCCTTGCTATAATCCAAACCGAAAGGGCTTTTTTGTACATCAAATTTGGCCATTTTCAAAAATGATATTCCTGTGCTTACATTTAGTGCTCTTGGATTATGGCTTTTAGCTAAAGAACTGACAAGACCTTTGGTGATAAGGTAAGGAGCAAGGGCATTTACCATAAAGGACTTTTCAAGGCCGTCCGTATTTATCTCTTTTTCTATGGTGGTAATACCTGCATTGTTGATTAGTACGTCTAAGACGGGAACATTTGTTTCTATTTTTTTAATCAAGTCTTTACATTCCTGTATGGAAGAAAGATTCCCCAGAATGTAATAAACATCTTGGTTGCCGCTAATGGAAATTATTTCCTCAGCGGCCGCTTTTCCTATGTCAGTATTTCTGGAAGTGATAAAAACGGTAAAGCCGTTTTG from Chondrinema litorale carries:
- a CDS encoding SDR family NAD(P)-dependent oxidoreductase translates to MQSKKTVVITGGTSGIGKQTAITFAQNGFTVFITSRNTDIGKAAAEEIISISGNQDVYYILGNLSSIQECKDLIKKIETNVPVLDVLINNAGITTIEKEINTDGLEKSFMVNALAPYLITKGLVSSLAKSHNPRALNVSTGISFLKMAKFDVQKSPFGLDYSKGATYAGSKLGGAMLALNLADELKAKHITVNSFSPGVYKTKNSMQDMGSFFLNLVRNLIMRKSMSLDIAGEAPYFLATNQELKDITGSYFDMQKKSTFPSNVTNFKKREELKMKLFEWCRD